A DNA window from Helianthus annuus cultivar XRQ/B chromosome 15, HanXRQr2.0-SUNRISE, whole genome shotgun sequence contains the following coding sequences:
- the LOC110912675 gene encoding outer envelope pore protein 21B, chloroplastic isoform X2 encodes METSLRYGGDSSALRINTIKKPPTVRYAGDTSSALRVHAKQKFRIDSNILLQLNGELDTRIGAPTFFSALLRFFSPELSAKIGAGLRYDRREKLHYTMHGKKSFQLTPDPVASFVVKGRCDLDKEFKKPTPSGAAELVWNVLDFQNDQDIPYVQVRENNWAFTADASGKWNVKYNL; translated from the exons ATGGAGACTTCACTCCGATACGGCGGAGATTCCAGCGCCCTTCGAATCAATACGATCAAGAAGCCTCCAACTGTGAGGTACGCCGGAGATACCAGCAGCGCCCTCAGAGTCCATGCTAAGCAGAAGTTTCGCATCGATTCCAACATTCTACTTCAG CTTAATGGAGAACTTGATACAAGGATCGGGGCTCCAACTTTTTTCAGTGCACTCCTGAGATTCTTCTCTCCTGAa CTGTCAGCAAAGATTGGAGCAGGACTACGATATGATAGACGTGAAAAACTTCATTATACCATGCATGGGAAAAAGTCATTTCAACTTACTCCTGATCCAGTTGCTAGCTTTGTTGTTAAGGGCCGTTGTGATCTTGACAAAGAATTTAAAAAG CCAACACCAAGTGGTGCCGCTGAATTGGTTTGGAACGTACTTGATTTTCAGAACGATCAAGAT ATTCCATACGTACAAGTCAGGGAAAACAATTGGGCATTTACTGCTGATGCTAGTGGCAAATGGAATGTGAAATATAACCTATGA
- the LOC110912675 gene encoding outer envelope pore protein 21B, chloroplastic isoform X1, translating into METSLRYGGDSSALRINTIKKPPTVRYAGDTSSALRVHAKQKFRIDSNILLQLNGELDTRIGAPTFFSALLRFFSPELSAKIGAGLRYDRREKLHYTMHGKKSFQLTPDPVASFVVKGRCDLDKEFKKPTPSGAAELVWNVLDFQNDQDVRLKVGYEIFDKIPYVQVRENNWAFTADASGKWNVKYNL; encoded by the exons ATGGAGACTTCACTCCGATACGGCGGAGATTCCAGCGCCCTTCGAATCAATACGATCAAGAAGCCTCCAACTGTGAGGTACGCCGGAGATACCAGCAGCGCCCTCAGAGTCCATGCTAAGCAGAAGTTTCGCATCGATTCCAACATTCTACTTCAG CTTAATGGAGAACTTGATACAAGGATCGGGGCTCCAACTTTTTTCAGTGCACTCCTGAGATTCTTCTCTCCTGAa CTGTCAGCAAAGATTGGAGCAGGACTACGATATGATAGACGTGAAAAACTTCATTATACCATGCATGGGAAAAAGTCATTTCAACTTACTCCTGATCCAGTTGCTAGCTTTGTTGTTAAGGGCCGTTGTGATCTTGACAAAGAATTTAAAAAG CCAACACCAAGTGGTGCCGCTGAATTGGTTTGGAACGTACTTGATTTTCAGAACGATCAAGATGTAAGGCTTAAAGTTGGCTATGAAATCTTTGACAAG ATTCCATACGTACAAGTCAGGGAAAACAATTGGGCATTTACTGCTGATGCTAGTGGCAAATGGAATGTGAAATATAACCTATGA